Proteins encoded within one genomic window of Alphaproteobacteria bacterium:
- a CDS encoding rubrerythrin family protein — translation MALKGSKTEENLKAAFAGESQANRRYLYFAQKADVEGYNDVATVFRSTAEGETGHAHGHLEFLEEVGDPATGLPIGATAANLGAAVAGETHEYTDMYPGMARTAREENFDEIADWFETLAKAEKSHAGRFQKALDSLDD, via the coding sequence ATGGCACTTAAAGGCAGCAAGACCGAAGAAAATCTGAAGGCAGCGTTCGCGGGCGAAAGCCAGGCCAATCGCCGTTATCTCTATTTCGCGCAGAAAGCCGACGTCGAAGGCTACAACGATGTCGCGACCGTCTTCCGCTCCACCGCCGAAGGCGAAACCGGCCATGCGCACGGCCATCTCGAATTCCTGGAAGAAGTAGGCGATCCGGCAACGGGCCTGCCGATTGGCGCCACGGCCGCCAACCTCGGCGCCGCCGTCGCGGGCGAAACCCACGAATACACCGATATGTATCCCGGGATGGCGCGCACCGCGCGTGAAGAAAATTTCGATGAAATCGCCGACTGGTTCGAAACCCTGGCAAAGGCCGAAAAAAGCCACGCCGGCCGGTTCCAGAAGGCGCTGGATTCGCTCGACGACTGA